Sequence from the Clostridium saccharobutylicum DSM 13864 genome:
TTGATCTTCTAATATTTTAGAAGCTTCTATAGCTTTTTGAACCATCATCCCTGTAGCAATAATAGCTACATCATTTCCCTCTCTTATTTCAACACCTTTTCCAATTTCAAATTTATAATCTTCATCAAATATATCTTCAGTATTACATCTTCCAAATCTTAAATATACTGGCCCTTCAAATTCCGCTGCTGCTCTTACTGCTGATCTAGCTTCTCTATCATCAGCTGGTACTATTACTGTCATATTAGGAAGTGAACACATAAGTGCTATATCTTCAATTGATTGATGGGAACCACCGTCTTCTCCAACTGTTATTCCTGCATGAGTAGCTGCTATTTTAACATTCATTTTAGGATAGCAAATTGAATTTCTTATAATCTCAAAAGCTCTTCCTGTAGCAAAAACAGCAAATGTACTTGCAAATGGTATACATCCAACATTAGCAAATCCCGCTGCCATTCCCATTAAATTTTGTTCAGCAATACCTGCATTAAAAAATCTATCTTTAAATTCACCTTTAAAACCATTTGTTTTTGTTGATTTTGAAAGGTCAGCATCTAAAACCACTACTTTATCATTTTCACGACCAAGTTCTAATAATGCTATTCCATATGATTCTCTTGTTGCCTTACCCATAAAAAATTCCTCCTATCTTTCAAGCTCACTTAATGCTTTATTTTTCTCTTCTTCATTAGGTGCTTGTCCATGCCATCCTGCATTATTTTCCATGAAGCTAACGCCCTTGCCCTTTACAGTTTTAGCAATAATAACACTTGGCTTTTCCTTAACTTCATCTACTTTTGAAAATGCTTCATGAATACTATCAAAATCATTACCATCTTCACAAACAATTACATTCCAGCCAAAGCTTTCAAACTTTTTATCTAAAGGAGAAATTCCCATTACTTCTTCATTCTTACCATCAATTTGAAGACCATTATTATCAATGATTGCAATTAAGTTATCTAATTTATAATGAGCTGCTGCCATTGAAGCTTCCCAAACTAACCCTTCTTGCAATTCACCATCACCTAAAACCACATACACTTTTGC
This genomic interval carries:
- a CDS encoding transketolase family protein, encoding MGKATRESYGIALLELGRENDKVVVLDADLSKSTKTNGFKGEFKDRFFNAGIAEQNLMGMAAGFANVGCIPFASTFAVFATGRAFEIIRNSICYPKMNVKIAATHAGITVGEDGGSHQSIEDIALMCSLPNMTVIVPADDREARSAVRAAAEFEGPVYLRFGRCNTEDIFDEDYKFEIGKGVEIREGNDVAIIATGMMVQKAIEASKILEDQGIKARVINISTIKPIDREIILKAAKETKGIITAEEHSIIGGLGAMVSQVVCSECPTKVKMVGIEDTFGESGTPDELMEKYKLTSEAIVEKVKEILE